The following coding sequences lie in one Apostichopus japonicus isolate 1M-3 chromosome 13, ASM3797524v1, whole genome shotgun sequence genomic window:
- the LOC139978807 gene encoding uncharacterized protein, whose protein sequence is MILRSTLRLFKSPFFLTKETGCFSSLPKMRPLFVSILVCCLIASALAREGRKKEKRLFWPWHRHPPPPSGGGGGGGGGGGGGGGGGGGGGGGGGGGGGGGGGGNGR, encoded by the exons ATGATACTTCGCAGCACTCTGCGGTTGTTTAAAAGCCCTTTTTTCTTGACCAAGGAAACAGGTTGTTTCTCAAGTCTTCCGAAGATGAGACCGTTGTTCGTATCCATATTAGTTTGTTGCCTAATAGCTAGTGCCTTAGCCAGAGAAGGCAGAAAGAAG GAAAAACGACTCTTCTGGCCATGGCATAGGCATCCACCACCTCCAAGTGGCggtgggggtggaggaggaggcggtggagggggaggaggaggaggcggtggaggaggaggaggcggtggaggtggaggaggcggtggaggtggaggaggcAATGGTCGGTAG